The Aphelocoma coerulescens isolate FSJ_1873_10779 chromosome 8, UR_Acoe_1.0, whole genome shotgun sequence genome contains the following window.
AGGTAATTTGGAGAAGGTTTAATTTATTTCTCCATAGTTTTAATGAATTTATGCAAATCcaagtgaaaataaaagatttttacATATCAGTGTGTTTGCGAGAGGGCACAAAAAGCTTCCTTCTGGTATTTAAAGTGCAATCAATTTCTTGTTGCTGACTGAAGTTCAGGCTCTTCATCAAGGGGATGACAAATGGACATGTTCTTAGCATTCATTTGCAGCATGTTGGTCAAGCTGTGAATCAGTTTCTGAGGAGCTGAAGGGTGGCTCAGCATTTTGTATTTCAAGTAGCTCATTTTCTACATCCACGCATTGTGTTCATGGCTtgatgtgaggaatgagacaactctttgtagaaattaaaacaatttattaaaacagaaaaaaattgaaaaattgcaaaaaaaagaaactaacaaaatataaaaatttgggatccagatggctcgagagatatgccccaggagcgcagggattcaggaactttaggcttaagacagctctgaacctcaggtagagaaaaaaaataaacttgcagtttaggctggtcaaaaagaaatctatttctaaaaagcccctagaaaggggtaggcttctccagcactgccttagcaagctggagaggaagggaaaaatgagACACGTGTCTTTTTTTTGCtccctttatagcttttgctccgcccacagtccgcccacagcccacccccctggttcaaggcggttggtgttttccccttgacagaccacctctgtccaccaatggctcctcctggtcagaggggtgatattagttgagataagggtcaggtgcttatgggggctgggctgtttgttgcaactggggtttttaaaatctgccttgaaaccaagatacaagtaaaacaaaaaaaaaaaatacatccaacacatcttaaaacacttgtaaaggtatacagtaaacacaggaagatcataaaaacttgattagtgtacctgggctgatggattgattttaacattcaatttaaaaatattaagctcaaattaattaaggcacttaatatgcaaagaccaagcacaaatagggatttcatgtatgacaagtcccccctttttctcttatgttcacatctttggtctttgcatttaagtggaggtggataactcttcagggatagattcaagctctttaaaactgtcccacacttgctgggcaatttttctctcctttctagttttcttattgttactattattgatatgcataatcttttgagcgaatggtggacgctgctgttgtccttgaagatcctggatcagtggcatgccttggatgacagtggtgattagacggatgaaacaagggattaaacaagggagaaaaataagtcctgtaagggaaagtccaacaataattaaagctttcttccaccattgtccttggaaaatattttcccaccattcagaagtgatcaagggctgccatttctgcactggaacatgggctagtttcctgatgttttgggtaatcttggtgatggcttcaccgtgatcatcaatatggatgcagcagtctgaggtgttaaacttgccacatactccaccttcttcagctagtaaatagtccaatgccagcctattttggtacacggctgctcgagtttgcccttgctgtgtgttaagtagttcaagagcaagagaggtctcattagtgattacctcaattagtgcttgcagtctgatgatccggtttagcatgtagatgggagttcggtacccccagctcccatcctgtgcccatgttgcaggtccataagtctctaggatcctctcagctggccactcttcttctccccatctctgggtccctcctattacatgtctcttagtacggaaaagttcatcataaagggagattccaaggtgggctccagcgttttcagcaagtaggaagaagtttggttgaatggctccaagagtgcagctccctttccagcgaggtggtaagttggaataagctcggttaccacagatccagtagaggtcttgtggtgcttcccagaagtggggttgtatacttgctgctgtaatccagtacttggaaatttgtggcaggacagaatatggatttccttgatcccagcactgccagagttttttaacaggattcaaaatgcagtttttgtttttaaccttttctgcagaccagaatacatctggttcttgaggtatccaccaatgtttttgcccatcagttaccaggtaccttttgcatattgtctcaccaacttcttctaaaaattttcttcctttcctccagatgcattcttctccaataacagtattgcttagcagccaggtttcattgtcatgtctggttgtgggggagagattactcagtcggagtaaatcggggggtccaagactgactccccgccaaggccaactctccgattctaaagttcctccgcacacccagcaatttgttaaatttagctgttgtccaatcctttctgccaggtcaataaacaagtttttccttgacatcaaaggattgttttctttttgtttttccttttcttctatgaccacctcttggatcaggtcagtgtcataggtctttctttttaacaaatcttctgtcttggttatgtatctaaaattgaaacagagccaatcgtcttgggaggggcactctcccttctgcttatgtatttgggtgccaatgtttttgccaatccagtacttgtgacctttttctgagcagatactcaaccttgttatgttataacaagatggattaacataagtatgtgctcggaaaaagtgtcgaatttgaaatgagcctccttctgcctggtacacagtcttgtaacatctgttacagcggctgtcggctgcttgtgtaaagggaggccagaggacccagagacagatgacacttagtagcaggatgttgctcactttccccttttggcatacccgagaggagctgtcagcatttgggttgcctctgctggtgggggttgtcatctttgcttctttcgtcctttctttaggcatctcaccttcagatggttcttcagtgacctcaggcttctggaaactcatggttattttagggttggccttgtcaaagattagagttatcgtgcccataattttggagtctgattggactgttattggaagagaatgctggcttcaaatggagccttactatacagttgatgtgacaatatggttgtgtgaaggcagaatctgtaaaagggaataacaaagaacagaattaacagcaaaatattttcaacttagtttaacaacttgtagctagcacttattactgaggtataactggggaagaactgggagtacaggattttattaacttggagtgagggatgctgagtggagctttcaaacagggtgtttagtttgatggtttgtctggaggtttcttctcttcaattggtggtgccactggacccttcaccctcttgacatgcgtccagcccttttcaaatgtccggacagctgtttcagtggttagctggacctgaaatggaccttcccaggatggggttaatgacttttctttccaggattttattaacacccagtcacctggattgatgtgatgtaaattaaaatcaagtgggggagtttgtggtagaaaacctctttcccttagcaactctagatttttggcaattatctgtacatatttttgtacattggtgtttccacactctttcacattcaactcttgtggtgtagcaaggtagggtaatctATACAACATCTCGTATGGTGAACAAcgcaaatcagatcttggctgtgtcctgattctaagaagagcaagtggaaggcattttacccaggtccattttgtttccagcattaattttgtgagggtgttcttgattgtctggttcatccgttccactctcccagagctctgtggatgccacggggtgtgtaatctccaatttgttcctaattgctgagccaattgttgtacaatttgggaggtaaaatgagtacctcgatctgaatctatgcggtggactatcccataacgggggataatttgctcgaggatcaccttactcactgtctgggctgttgcattgacagttggaatagcttccacccagtgggtaaggtgatcaacgattaccaataggtatttccacctctggacaggaggcatttctgtaaagtcaatttgaatgttttggaaaggcctgattgctaattcaattcctccgcccgtgttctttttcattacctttttgttaactttttgacagattacacagtcccgggttatttggttggctatttcataaacaccagtgcatccaaaggttctgagatagtgatccgccagagcctttgaaccccaatgattgctttggtggatattttgtagaatttctcgggttaaatttttgtttaaaatttggcgtttatctggtaaataccagcggccttgagaatcctcattggcaccaattaaaactaatttctgtttttcctgatcagtaaaaatgggcgtgggtaaaatgttagtttgtggaatagtgtcagatgtggtggtgttagctggaagttggtttacttccatcacttttacctcttcttccactgctgcttcttttgctgccaagtctgctaggttgttcccccgagcttcttttgtggttcccgattgatgacctggaatatgcactaCTGAGATCACccgaggcagttgcagtgcttttagaatttttaggatcaattccttatgtaggatatctttccctttggtgtttaggaaccccctttcggaccagatttttccaaaggtgtggactacgccataagcgtatctggagtcggtgtaaatggtcccgatgcttcctgctagtcggtggagtgctttttctagggcatagagctcacagacctgagctgaccaggttggtggcaatctgcccttttctagcacacacatttggtgtccatcgaccactgaatagccagagcatcgctttccatccaccactcgagatgacccgtcaatgaagaggatttccccttcattgaggggacagtccaccaggtcctctctgacttttgtttggatgtcaattatctcaatgcaattgtgttcaatttctttttctgatggggtcccataaaggaattgagctggattttggtgtgtacacacaactaacctcaggtggtctgagtgcatgagaatggcttcatatttgactattcttgggtcagttaaccactctgcagccctgtgagctaaaatggttttaattgagtgtggtgtatgcactgtcaagtctccaccaaaaatgagcttttgactctccgagaccagaacggCTGCTGtggcgatggactggatgcagacgggccatcctctggacactggatctagtaatttggaaagaaaagcaaccggcttcctgactcctccccactcctgggtcaagacgccataggcaactcccttctccacattaacaaatagatcgaagggtttttctagtgaaggaaggcttaaaacaggtgcttttgttaatttctctttcagattttgtaatttttgtgtgtctgaattagtccaattaaaaggttcttcttctattagtttttcatataaaaatttggcagattgtgaatactgatcaatccacagtctgcagtatccaaataggcctaataattgccggatttctcgttttgaagttggaggtggtagatttaggattccttctactctttcagcactgagtttttttgtgccatggccaattagatgtcccaaatacttcacctcctgtagcacaaattgtaatttaggttttgacaccctcagcccgttcctccctagaaaattcagtaactgaattgtagcagttcttaccgtagactcctgttccccagagaggagcaggtcgtctacgtactgagttacctgaatcccttcgggtggagaaaaggaacttagcaaatcttctagcgcttggccaaagagtgtgggtgcctcggtgtacccttgaggcaggcgagtccagcgcagctgctgcctccgtccagtgtctggatcctcccaggtaaatgcaaagatgtctctgcaatgagaatctagaggacatgaccagaaagcatctttaaggtcaataacagagaaccaggcatgtgctgggggtacccgactcaggagtgtataggggtcctgcaccagtgggtacctggtttggactctcttattgacctcacgcagatcttgtacaagccggaatgacttatctggtttctggacagccaaaattggagtgttgtaactggatttgcaggtctcaagaattccatcttgtaataagtccatgataacaggcttcaggccctttcttttgtccttggagaggggatattgtggtacacgtactggctggctatttgggagcaactcaattgttagaggtgtgatgtccatttttccccggttgccaggtttggcccacactaccgggtcaatgtgttgctcatctactaaagataaaacaaacaatttagtggtcatttttccaccctgcggtaccaccccaaccctcagaggtatttggaagtcacgtcctaaaagattgatcccagcttgaggtaggtatagcacatcccctgtatgggtacgtccttgtatggaaaggattacatttttaattacaggaacagcaaagctttcaccattagcaccatatatatctaatgtatcttgagaaataaaacatcctggaggtgttttagtgacacaggttctttcagcacctgtgtccactaaaaactccacttgttgtctctggggtccagcttctaattttatcaagggctctttaagatgtttttgccccagagaataaagcccctgaccccttcagttgttcaaaatttgtccctccatttgaaggactccttgatctctctgctttttaaaacagtaccactgcccgtggcctggtttattacagtatgtgcaaattaacctctcaggtctttgaacaattgggttaggttgtttattgcaaacacaaacctgtggctgttgctgagagcagatttgggtttgctgttgtgggatgcccctttgggaagttctttgtgtaggagggttgtggattggagcattagtactgttattcattattcggcttttagccttcatcctctcttcatccctcctaacaaagactttttgggcttcctccagtaattcatctagttccctctctggccatttttccaatttttctaattttttcctgatgtcaggccaggagtgaagcacaaaatgtacctttagcatagttttgcctccctcactgtctaagtcaatgacagaataaagttgaatgttattccttaaccgagccatccaagctgttggggactcatccttttcctgttccccacaaaatgcttttttcatattattaactcgaggaacagcttctctaatcccttttataattaaatttctgtagtctttcatgttcctcctgccctcttctgaatttgggttccattcagggtctgtcagtggtaatttttgttctccaattgggccctgattagaattattttctctgtcccagactgtcactcctgcagctctaatcaattttctttcctcaatggtgaataaggagtgaaggatggattgtatctctccccaattataaatattagggccgaggaattgatcaaattggtcagctagaccaatggggtcagccatcaggcttttcatttcctttttaaattcccgtacctcggatgaagctagaggtacaactacataaccaattcctccttgagcatttcccatgggtacctccctaagaggtaaaattttagactcatggggagtgctaaggcaggtgggacagtcaggtgttttaaatgatttctttctagtgcaagatgctgggccatcctggctagaagaaatcctttgtccggttatctttttgtgagagcaggaaggaacagaattttctttttcactttcattctcattttctgagtccctttcgattgggtggcttgatgaaggaaggaccctttcttgttcaatttggaccctcctttctggaggagttactggaggaaggtagtctagggggtcccactttggtttatttaatttaggtttttgtttttctttctgtttgtgttcttctgcaatggaaaaaatttggtttgaatttttattaagtccaattgaattagatttagtttcctcttccaattctatttttttgctttggtcttcattttgtttttgccaataatttaaccaaattttagcatagtctaattcatcagaatgttttggagctttgtaatgtacataagaatgcaaagcctcacaaagccatttttcagaagacccatacttgggccatctgagtccatctttgttaattttatgttttggccacttaaaaacacagtacctaatcatttgacactggtctttttctttagttaaaagattttcttcccactttaggagcatttgccctaacggactgtctgggaagattttgtatttcttcattaggtctttctttttgctattcgcttgtcccattttgttactgggaagcaaacaagtagctagtgcagaagaaaaaaatttttttattttttttttttttctaattaaataaaccaaagtattgtattatataaaacaattaaaatattgcataaggaaataatattacaaaataacctaaattcaatacactatcacaataaaaaaaaatgataataaagttataagcataaaatacaatacaactaatgtagagaaaagcaagcagggttagtagatatataagggaataaatgatggcgaatctgtgggaaaaaaattaaatatggcaggctggtgagaaacaaatatgttgcaagaaaaattaatttttaattataaaaagaataattagtgaatatttaaattggttaaaatataactgaaatttagatagctTTATACATATAATACTTAagatttaagaaacaagagttgtctttattagcaaaggagagataaatttaaaatatttataaccgaattaaaggaaaaagattataatgaataacacaagcagtaattcaaaatatcaaagtagtgtcttatgattaaagcagataaagcaaattacaactacaatccaataacccaaacactccaaactaacaggaagtataaaggtgctagatagcactggccacaagagtgcagctaaaacaagttcacacatgcacttaaaacggcaaaggggtgcagttcaaattaaaaggacacaaaatggcggccgaccacgtggcggcccgaaatttcaaaatggcggccgaccacgcggcggcgcgaaatttcaaaatggccgccgaccacgcggcagcccgaaatttcaaaatggccgccgaccacgtggaaacccgaaatttcaaaatggccgccgaccacgcggcgaaaaggaaaagagaggggtttaaaatgaggtttctcctcagttctagacccgaggagactgagacactaataaaaatgaatttggggctgcgcacacccctaaaacgtggaaacctcccccccagaaaggctgatcaccacactcgatcttcccctctgtgtctctaaaggggtgatccctcgtggtgcccttaaaaatgaaccctttcaagcacactcacacacacactgggggcggccaaccccccacacactctctcacaaaaggaattccactcggaggttccccaaaaacgaatagcccttaaaaagggtaagtccctaactaagttccctttaagaagggttcaagccttaccacaagtctttctccaccggaggtgtcctttctctgctgcagtaatccttgtgggagcccagaaaatccaaggagaaaaaaaaacaaaaaaccaaaaaaatcgcaaaaattcaaaaatagtaaaattaaccaaaacacctggattttagggcaaaaataggatcccggagagcccccaaaagagttgtgaggaatgagacaactctttgtagaaattaaaacaatttattaaaacagaaaaaaattgaaaaattgcaaaaaaaagaaactaacaaaatataaaaatttgggatccagatggctcgagagatatgccccaggagcgcagggattcaggaactttaggcttaagacagctctgaacctcaggtagagaaaaaaaataaacttgcagtttaggctggtcaaaaagaaatctatttctaaaaagcccctagaaaggggtaggcttctccagcactgccttagcaagctggagaggaagggaaaaatgagACACGTGTCTTTTTTTTGCtccctttatagcttttgctccgcccacagtccgcccacagc
Protein-coding sequences here:
- the LOC138114281 gene encoding endogenous retrovirus group 3 member 1 Env polyprotein-like; translated protein: MGTITLIFDKANPKITMSFQKPEVTEEPSEGEMPKERTKEAKMTTPTSRGNPNADSSSRVCQKGKVSNILLLSVICLWVLWPPFTQAADSRCNRCYKTVYQAEGGSFQIRHFFRAHTYVNPSCYNITRLSICSEKGHKYWIGKNIGTQIHKQKGECPSQDDWLCFNFRYITKTEDLLKRKTYDTDLIQEVVIEEKEKQKENNPLMSRKNLFIDLAERIGQQLNLTNCWVCGGTLESESWPWRGVSLGPPDLLRLSNLSPTTRHDNETWLLSNTVIGEECIWRKGRKFLEEVGETICKRYLVTDGQKHWWIPQEPDVFWSAEKVKNKNCILNPVKKLWQCWDQGNPYSVLPQISKYWITAASIQPHFWEAPQDLYWICGNRAYSNLPPRWKGSCTLGAIQPNFFLLAENAGAHLGISLYDELFRTKRHVIGGTQRWGEEEWPAERILETYGPATWAQDGSWGYRTPIYMLNRIIRLQALIEVITNETSLALELLNTQQGQTRAAVYQNRLALDYLLAEEGGVCGKFNTSDCCIHIDDHGEAITKITQNIRKLAHVPVQKWQPLITSEWWENIFQGQWWKKALIIVGLSLTGLIFLPCLIPCFIRLITTVIQGMPLIQDLQGQQQRPPFAQKIMHINNSNNKKTRKERKIAQQVWDSFKELESIPEELSTST